CATACGGCGTAACATGTACTCGTACTCGGCTACCTGTAATGTACTCGAAACGGATTCACCGTTCTGCCGTATATTTTGGCGAGCGTCCTTTTCGAGGAGGAGTCTTATGAAACCCATCGGCGGAATCTACCTCCACACGCGTCTGGCTCTGGGTCTGATCACACTTCTGCTGACTTCTGGCGCGGTTCAACTGGCGGCGCAGACCGTGCCTGGCGCGGCGGGAGCAGCGCAACCCATTCGTCTTAAGGTCTCGCTCGGCGACGTGGATATCACCAAGATCATCGGCGTGGTCGCGCTCGAGGAGGGCATCTTCAAGCGCAACGGGCTCGATGTGGACATGTGGGTGACCACGGGCGCGGCGGAGATCGCAGAGGGCAATGGCATCATCGTCCCTAAGCAGTATGTTCGCACGGACCAGGCCAATGTGGGCATCGGAGGAGGCACGCCGCTGGTGCATAGTGTTGCCACCAACGTAGATTCGCTAGACCGCGTCATCATCGGCAGCCTCGACCATATCGTCCATTGGTGGGTGGTGGCCAAGCCGGAGATCAAGCGAATGGAAGATTTGAAGGGGAAGCGCATCGGCTATTCCGGCGTGGGCGCCATGACCCACTTCATCATTCTGGAATTGTGTCGCCGCATGGGTTGGGACCCAGTCAAGGACATTATCCCCATGTCCGAGGCAATCTCTGTGGACAATCTGGAAAAGGATCAGGTGGATGCCTTCATCAGCCCCGGCATGGCCACGGTTGAGTTCAAATCCAAGGGCATCTTACCGTTGGCTGATTTGCGCGAAGAATGGGGGCCGGTGCCGATTGCCGGTTCCGGTCTGGTCTCCACCAGGAAATTCGTCCGCGAGAATCCTGAGGCGGTTCGCCGCTTCGTGAAGTCGATCGTGGAGGCGATTGCGCTGATGAAGCAGAATCGCGAAGTAGCCTTCCGCGCACAGGCCAAGTGGTATGGCGTGAGCGACCGCGAAAAGCAGAACGCCAATTATCTTGTAGCGGACACGCTGCCCACCAAACCCTATCCGGCGGTCGATGGCATTAAGAAGACTATGGAGCTTTACGACTCGCTCAGCATGCGCCGGCACAAGCCCGAGGACTTTTACGACGACCGTTTTGTCCGGGAACTGGACGAGAGCGGATTTATCGATAGTCTCTACCAGAAAAAATAACGAACCGGTTTAATTGTGGGTGCATATTTTCAAACGCCGCAACGCCAAAGAGTTTGTTCCGATCAGAATGTATCCCGACGGGATGGCATGAATGAAACAGCCGCGAAATTTGTTGGTCCGAATCCTCTGCATTTGTTTTGCGGCCGCGCTGATGGTGGCCAGTGTGCCTTGTCCGGCAAATGGCCAACAGCCCGACGTGATTCCGCTTACAGTTGAGCTGCTGAATCGCTCCATCAATAAGCTTCCATTTGTGATCGCCGAGGATCGAGGTCTCTATAAGAAATATGG
The Acidobacteriota bacterium genome window above contains:
- a CDS encoding ABC transporter substrate-binding protein, whose translation is MYSYSATCNVLETDSPFCRIFWRASFSRRSLMKPIGGIYLHTRLALGLITLLLTSGAVQLAAQTVPGAAGAAQPIRLKVSLGDVDITKIIGVVALEEGIFKRNGLDVDMWVTTGAAEIAEGNGIIVPKQYVRTDQANVGIGGGTPLVHSVATNVDSLDRVIIGSLDHIVHWWVVAKPEIKRMEDLKGKRIGYSGVGAMTHFIILELCRRMGWDPVKDIIPMSEAISVDNLEKDQVDAFISPGMATVEFKSKGILPLADLREEWGPVPIAGSGLVSTRKFVRENPEAVRRFVKSIVEAIALMKQNREVAFRAQAKWYGVSDREKQNANYLVADTLPTKPYPAVDGIKKTMELYDSLSMRRHKPEDFYDDRFVRELDESGFIDSLYQKK